GCATCTGCTGGTCGTCTGCGACGACGTGCACCTGCCCCTGGGCCAGTTGCGCCTGCGCCGGGGCGGCAGCGCCGGGGGCCACAACGGCCTCATCTCCATCATCGAGACGCTGGGCCGCCAGGACTTTCCTCGCGTGCGCGTGGGCGTCGGCGAGCCACCGCCGTACATGGAGCAGATAGACTACGTGCTGGCGCGTTTTGGGCCGGGGCAACTGGCGGCCGTCGGCGCGGCGATCGCGCGCGCGGCCGACGCGGTGGAAACGTGGCTCGCCGCCGGTATCGAGGAGGCGATGAACCGCTTCAATCAGCGGCCATCATCGACGGATCGCGCGGATGATGGCTAGTGCTCCGTCAACCATGTTTCGAGGGATTCCTTGGGCGCGCGATGTCAATCCCGCGAAACCGTCCGTAGGGGCAAGGCATGCCTTGCCCCTACCTGTGTCGCGCCCGGTGCGACCCCGAAGAACACCCATCAATTCATCGTTGACGCAACACTAGCACCTATGGTCAGCTGAACACAGATGCCTGCTTGCCCGCCGGAGACGGACAAACCCTCCGGCGGCGGGCAAACCCTGCGGAAACCCGTAAACCTGTGGCGGGGGCGCAGATTGAATCGGCGGCGCTTGCTTCTCGAAACCGATGTTGCCGCTGTGAACACGGCTTGCGGCAATCACCCCGACGCCGAGGCTGGCGCAGGTCCCTGTTGGCCTTCTTCGCGCGCGCACAGGCTGGCGAGCTCCGTGACATCCTTGGCCTTGGATGCGGCCTCTTCGTAGGTGACGATGCCTGACTTGACGAGGTTGGCCAGGGATTGGTCCAGGGTCATCATTCCCTGCCTGACGCCGGTCTGGATGACGGAGGCGATCTGGTGGGTCTTGCGCTCGCGAATGGAGCTGCGCACGGCGGGGATGGCGACCAGGGTCTCGAAGGCGGCAATGCGCCCGCGGCCGTCGGCGCGCTTGACCAGGATCTGGGAGACGACCCCCAGCAGGTTGACCGAGAGCTGCATGCGGATCTGCTGCTGCTGGTGGGTGGGGAAGATGTCAATCGCGCGGTCCACGGTCTGCACCGCATCGGTGGTGTGCAGGGTGCCGAACACCAGGTGCCCGGTCTCGGCGGCGGTGATGGCGAGCTGCACCGTCTCCAGGTCGCGCATCTCGCCGATGAGGATGACGTCGGGGTCCTGTCGCAAAACGTACTTGAGCGCGTTGGCGAAGGATAGGGTATCGCTGCCCAGCTCCCGTTGGTTGATGAGGGCGCGCTGGTCCTGGTGGATAAACTCGACCGGGTCCTCCACCGTTACTATGTGGCAGGGGTAGGTGTGGTTGATGTAGTCGAGCATGGCGGCCTGGCTGGTGGACTTGCCACAGCCCGCGGGACCGGTCACCAGCACCAGTCCGCGCGGGCGATCGGCGAAGTACTTGCACACCGCGGGCAGCCCCAGCTCCTCCATGGTCGAAATGCGCAGCGGGATGGAACGTAAGACGGTGCCCACGGCGCCGCGCTGGACGAAGACGTTGACGCGAAATCGCCCTACCCCCTCGATGTCGTAGCCGAAGTCCAACTCCCAATCGCGCTCGAAGAGTGCGATCTGCTCCTCCGTCATCACGGCGTACGCCAGCTCCCGCGATTGCGCGGCGGTCAGCGGCGGCAGGTCCATGTGATAGAGATCGCCGTAGATGCGCACCAACGGCGGGCTGTCCGCCTTGATGTGCAGGTCGGAGCCGTCGCGCCTGAGGCACTCGATCAGCAGATAGTCAATGTCCACAATTGCGGATGCCCCTAGATGGCGCCGGTGGCGGTC
This window of the Armatimonadota bacterium genome carries:
- the pth gene encoding aminoacyl-tRNA hydrolase, producing MTEQQPAHTRGPRLIVGLGNPGGRYVGTRHNVGFEVVDLLAARAGVRLRRGRFRGVQAEARVAGVRVILLEPRTYMNLSGAAVRAAADYYRVAPSHLLVVCDDVHLPLGQLRLRRGGSAGGHNGLISIIETLGRQDFPRVRVGVGEPPPYMEQIDYVLARFGPGQLAAVGAAIARAADAVETWLAAGIEEAMNRFNQRPSSTDRADDG
- a CDS encoding type IV pilus twitching motility protein PilT, whose amino-acid sequence is MDIDYLLIECLRRDGSDLHIKADSPPLVRIYGDLYHMDLPPLTAAQSRELAYAVMTEEQIALFERDWELDFGYDIEGVGRFRVNVFVQRGAVGTVLRSIPLRISTMEELGLPAVCKYFADRPRGLVLVTGPAGCGKSTSQAAMLDYINHTYPCHIVTVEDPVEFIHQDQRALINQRELGSDTLSFANALKYVLRQDPDVILIGEMRDLETVQLAITAAETGHLVFGTLHTTDAVQTVDRAIDIFPTHQQQQIRMQLSVNLLGVVSQILVKRADGRGRIAAFETLVAIPAVRSSIRERKTHQIASVIQTGVRQGMMTLDQSLANLVKSGIVTYEEAASKAKDVTELASLCAREEGQQGPAPASASG